TGCTCTTAACACGCTTGACATGGCTGAACCGTCGTGAGGTGATCCACCCACCGTGATCCTCTGGGGGGAGACATCTTGTGTCGTACGTGACCGTGGCGCTTGCCGGCGCCGATTCGCCGAGTGAGCATTTCCAGCTTGCCGCGTTCACGGCGATGGCAGCGGTCGTCTTCATATGGCTGGGGCGGAGGCAGCGCAGCACCGGGCGCAGCCTGATCGCTCCGAACGAGACGATGAGAGCGGGTGATCGGCTGATCCAACCGCCGCTGCCAAGCCGCGGCCATCGAATCGCCGGGCGCATGTGGATCGGCTTCGGGGGCATCTTCGTCTTGCCGGCGGTGTTCAACGTCGTGGCGGGTATCCACGAGCTCATCGGCTAGGCCTCCGGGCGGCCCCGATCCATTGCGCTGGGATACCGCTGGGATACCAGAGCACCACAACCGCACCAGATCGGCGGGGAACGGCGGGGAACCACGGTGAACGAGCTGTGGCGCGAACCTTCGGCAAGCCAGACGTTCACGCTGGTCAGCGGACAATCCAGCCTCAAGTGATCGCAGCTTCCCGCGCTGAGGTCCAAGAAGCTGCTTGCCGGCACGGCCGGTCGTCGCGCTTGCTCTGGGCGATGCCACGAGCCGGTAGCGTGACTGCGGCCGGGGGCCGGAGCGTACGGGCGCCTGATCGGTTGGCGCACTCGCCATCGTGGCTGACTGTCGTCGGCTGAGGTTCGTGCCTCAACCGTGTGAGGTGCAGAGGTCAACCATGGTCAGCGAAGGAGACCTGTGGCCGAGTTTCGCTTCCTCAGATCTCGAAACCGCAGGTCAGTGGCGTGACGCGGTTGTTCTCGTCCGGATCTGTGCCGACGGCCACAGCGAGCGGGACACACGTAGGCTCATACTGAGCCATGACAAAGCCTGCTGCACCGAAGCGTCATCTGCCTACCAGCCCCTTCAAGGCCCCGGTCACACCGGCTCCCAAGCACTTCGCCATGGGCGACAAGGTCACACATGACGTGTACGGCCTCGGCCGCGTCATCGGCATCGAGGACGGAATCGCGGCGCTCGTGGATTTCGGCTCGGCGCAGATGCGGATCTTGAGTCCGTACGCCAAGATGACCAAGCTGTAGGACCGCTGTGCCCGGTCACGGCACACCAGGCCCCTTTGGGGACCTGTACCGAAAGAGAGACCTCTCATCGATCTGACGCCGCTGTTCTCCGCACTGGAAGGGCAACCCCGCCGCTCCAGTGCAGCATCGCCGCCTCCGGCGACAAACCCCTTCCAGGCCCCTGACTTCGAGCAAGACGACACCTTGCCGTTCGAGGGCGCGCAGGAGCCCGACTCGGGCATGCGTACGGCGCGGCCCAAGGCAGCCTAGATCCACGAATGACGGTGGCTGCGGCAACTGGCCGCGGGCCGTCTGCGGCGCTGCGGTGAGGAATGCTGCCGTCTCGGATTCCGTCCCGCTCAGCCCCGTTCACCGTCGTTCGGACGAGACCAGACCGTGTGCCGGGTCCTTCCCGGAGCCAGGCCACGCCGCCGGCTACCCGTCCTGGCTGGCGTCGTCGCCCTCGCGTTCGCCGGAGCGGCGGGACTTGCCGTCGCCGCGACCGTGCTCACGGTGCGCCCGTCGCTCGACCGGCGGGCCGGCCGGAAGGGGACGCTGATCGCCTACACCGTCAAAGCGGTCGACCGGGACGGCACGCGGACACCGCACTGGCTCGTGACGGTGACGTGGGCGCAGAGGGACAGGCGACGATGCGCAGGGCTCTCCCAGAGGTGAGGGCCCTGCTGCTGTCGTAGCTGGACGCCGACGGAGTGAGTCTGGTCCGCCATGAGCCCGGCCTCTTCTCCGATGCGTGGCCCCGCCGAGGCCGGCGGCTCCGTGCCGGCCCCGGTCGTCGCGGGTGCGCTCGATCAAGGTTCTCGGGTCGTCTGGCTGCTGGAACTGGGTGATCCGTGGCCGGACGCCCTTGCCGTCCGGCCGGAAGGCGGATCAGGCCTCGGGGGCGTCGCTACCGTCACTACTGTCCCTCTTGGAGACTGAGCCGCCCTCGTCCACCTCGAAGGACAGCCGGGACCGGGCCGGACCAGACCGGCTCGGTTCTGCCCCGGTAAGTCGCCCCAACGAGCGTGTTGTACAAGGTCGTTGGTCATGCCCTTACGGAACTTTCTGGAAAACGCCGGAGGTCCACGTTGCGCGAGGACACCGTCGTCGTCACGCTGACAGCCCGGCAGCTCAACCGGAGCGCGAAGACCGTGGCCGCCGTACTCAGCCCCGCCGCCGGCATGGTCATGGAAGACCTCATCCAGCAGGGCAGCTGGCTGGACCTCGTCGAACGCCCGGTGGTCCACGCCGAGGTGGGCAAGCAGACACGTGAGACCGACGGCCCCGTGGCGAGCGTCGTACGCGGGCACCGGGTGCTCGGTTACGACGACCCGGCCGTCGGGACCCTCCAGTTGACCGACCGGCTCATCACGATCGTCCGCGGCTCCCCCGGTGCCCAGTTCACCTCGGGCAACCGGCCGTTGCCCCGCCACTGACGCGGCGTCCGGACATCCGGAGCGAGCGGGTCTGCCCCGGACCCGCCAGCTGCGGGGAGTAGCGTCACGGACATGTATGCGATCACGATTCCCGAACCTGGTGGTCCCGAGGCGCTGGTGTGGGCGGAGGTCCCGGACCCGGTGCCCGGCGAGGGCGAGGTACTGGTCGAGGTGGTGGCCAGCGCCGTCAACCGTGCCGACATCCTGCAGCGGCAGGGCTTCTACACCCCGCCGCCCGGCGCCTCCCCCTACCCCGGCCTGGAGTGTTCCGGCAGGATCGCCGCGCTCGGCCCCGGGGTCTCCGGCTGGGCCGTCGGCGACGAGGTGTGCGCGCTGCTCGCGGGCGGCGGGTACGCCGAGAAGGTCGTCGTACCGGCCGGGCAACTGCTGCCCGTGCCCGAGGGCGTCGATCTGAAGCAGGCGTCCGCGCTGCCCGAGGTGGTGTGCACGGTCTGGTCCAACGTGTTCATGATCGCCCACCTGCGGCCCGGCGAGACGCTGCTCGTGCACGGGGGTTCCAGCGGCATCGGCACCATGGCGATCCAGCTCGCCAAGGCCGTCGGGGCCAAGGTCGCGGTGACGGCCGGCACGAAGGAGAAGCTGGAGCGCTGCGCCGAGCTGGGTGCGGAGATCCTCATCAACTACCGCGAGCAGGACTTCGTCGCCGAGATCAAGCAGGCCACCGGGGGTGCGGGGGCCGATGTGATCCTCGACAACATGGGGGCGAAGTACCTGGACCGCAACGTCCAGGCGCTCGCCGTCAGCGGGCGTCTCGCGATCATCGGAATGCAGGGCGGGGTGAAGGGCGAACTGAACATCGGCACGCTGCTCGGCAAGCGGGCCGCGATCAGTGCGACCTCGCTGCGGGCACGGCCGCTCAGTGAGAAGGCGGCGATCGTGGCAGCGGTGCGGGAGCATGTGTGGCCGTTGCTGGCCGGGGGGCATGTGCGGCCGGTTGTGGACCGGGAGCTGCCCATGGCCGAGGCGGCCGAGGCGCATCGGGTGGTGGAGGCGAGCGGGCACGTGGGCAAGGTGCTGCTGGTGACGCCGACGGTGGCCTGAGCCTGTGGGTACGGCGGTGTCGTTTGCCGCCGCTGCGTGACGATGTCCTGTGCTGTGGCCGGGCGGGGGCGGGGTCGTTTGTCGGCGCGTGCAGGGTGCCTCCCCCAGAATCAGAAGGGGGTACCCCCAGCGCCCAACCGTGCCTCCTGGGGGTCCCCAGGCCCTTGAGGCACTGGGGGAGGCGCGACTGCCCGCAGCTACGCGGGTACGGCCTGCTGTTGTCAGTCCTTGCGGAGTTTCAGGCCCAGGAAGGCCAGGGCCAGGCCGAGGCCGATGAGGACCAGGCCGGTGCCCAGCGGGAGGATCTGGAGGACCGGCGCTGTGGCGGTTTCGTCCTGCCGGCCGGCGTTGTGGGTGGGGGGTTGGAGACCGGCCTGGTCGGGGGAGCCCGAGGGCGTCGGGGTCGCGGACGGGAGGTTCGCGGTCTCCGGCTCCTCGGGCCGCCCGGTGCCCGGAGCCTGGGTGGGTACGGGGTCGTCGTCGCCCTCCACCTCCGCCGCGGGCCCGTCCGGCCGGCCCGGCCGCATCCGCCCCTCGCCGGCCCGGCTGCCCGCACGGGTCGGCTCGACGGGCCACACCGGGCGGTACGAGGCGGAGGCCGAATCGGTGGGCATGGGGATCGGAGAGGGGCCGGTGGTGGGGGAGTCCCCGGGATCGTGGTGGCGGTGGCGGTTGCGGTCGGGGGCTTGATCGTGATCTGCGTGATCTGCGCGATCTGCCGGGTCCGCGGGGTCTGCCGGGTCGGGGGCGAGGCCGTCCGGGGGATCGTGGGACGTGGCCTCCGCGTGGTCCGGAGGGTCCGGGCGGTGCAGGTGTTTCGGCTCGGCTCGGCTTCCGGGGGCGGGGCCGTGTCGGTGGGGCGGTGCCGCGGGGGATCCCGGGCCGGGGGTGGTGGCGTACGCGGTGGCGGTGCCGTACGCGGGCAGGGTCGTCGCGAGGACGAGGAGCAGCCGTATGCAGCGGAGTGTGATGCGCAGCCATGGAGTCACGTCGGTGACCTCCCGGAGCCCGGATGTCGTGATTGATGGATGGCCGACGGAAATAAGCCTCACATTCCATGGCTAACAGGGCATTTCAGAATGCGCCGTAGGGTCTAAACGGTGGATCAGCCCTATGAGGGGGCACCACGGTGATGAGGTGTACGCGTGCGAGAGAATGGCGGCATGGAGATGCCGAGGAACGAACGGTCGCCGGAGAATCCCCAGATCCTGGTCGTGGGCCAGGACGGGATGGCGCTCAGCGGCGGCAACGGAAACGAGGACTCCCGCGAGATCCCGGTGACGGACCAGGTGGAACAGCCCGCCAAGGTCATGCGCATCGGCAGCATGATCAAGCAGCTCCTGGAGGAGGTGCGCGCTGCCCCCCTGGACGAGGCGAGCCGGGCCCGGCTCAAGGAGATCCACCGCAGTTCGGTGAAGGAGCTGGAGGACGGCCTCGCTCCGGAGCTGGTCGACGAATTGGAGCGGCTCTCCCTGCCCTTCATGGACGACGTGACCCCCAGCGACGCGGAACTGCGGATCGCGCAGGCGCAGTTGGTGGGCTGGCTGGAAGGCCTCTTCCACGGGATCCAGACCACGCTGTTCGCCCAGCAGATGGCCGCGCGGGCCCAGCTGGAGCAGATGCGCCGCGCGCTCCCGCCGGGCGTGACCGGTCACGAGGGCGGCGACGACCACAGTGCCGCGGGCCGCTCGGGCGGGCCCTACCTCTAACCGGCGGAGCAACGAGCGGAGCCCGGCACGGAATCGTGCCGGGCTCCCTGTTGCCTGCGGGCGGCCGGTGTCAGGCAGGGGCGCCCGTCGAGACCGTGAGCTCGATCGTGCCCGGGTTCTTCTTGTCGACGGCCGTGCCCTCGGACGGGAACTGCTCCAGGACGGTGTCCTTGCCCCAGGTGTTGTCGTTCTGCTGCGTGATCTTGTACTGCCAGCCCGCGGCCTGGAAGCACGCCTTCACGGAGTTGAGGTCCTTGTACCGGAAGTCGGGCAAATTGATCTTGGACTCGTCGTCCCAGGACTTCTCCGGTTCCGTGCACTTGGTCTTGTCGATCACCCGGGTCCGGTCCGGCCCGCGGTAGCCCGCCGGGGCGGAGGACGCCGAGGCGCTCGCGCCACCACCACCGCCCTTGGTGTCACTGCCGCCGTCGCTCATCGTCAACGCGACGACCAGGGCGACGACCGCGACGAGCGACACCGCGACCGAGCCGATGATCACCGGCTTGTTGCTCTTGCCGCCGCCGGCACCCGGCCCGGGCGGCGGCGTGGCCGATTGCGGCGAGATCGTGTACGGCGGCGGGGTCTGCGCGCCCTGCGGGCCGTAGCCCGCCGGAGACGTCTGATAGCCGGCCTGCTGCGGGTAGCCGTAGGCCGCAGGGGCGGGCGTCTGCGGCGCGCCGTACGGGCCCGGCTGGTACGGCGTCTGGACCGGGCCCGGGGCCGCCTGGGCGGTCCGGTCGACCGGCGGGAACACCGCGGAGCCGACGCCCGAGCCGCTCTGTGTCGGCGCGGCGCCCGGCACGATGCTCGGCGCGGCCGCCTGGAAGGAGGCGGCGACGCGCAGGCACTCGTCGCGCATGGCCTCGGCGGTCGGAAAACGCTCGTTCGGGTTCTTCTTCAGCGCGCGGGCGACCAGCGCGTCCACTGCGGGCGGCAGGGACCGGTTGATCGACGAAGGAGCCACCGGCTCCTCCTGCACATGCGCGTACGCGATCGCGAGCGGCGAGTCCGCGTCGAACGGCAGCCGCCCGGTGACCAGCTGGAACAGCATGATGCCGACCGAGTACAGATCGGAGCGGGCGTCCACGCCACGGCCGAGGGCCTGCTCCGGCGAGAGGTACTGCGGGGTACCGACGACCATGCCGGTCTGGGTCATCGACGTCACGCCGGACTGCATGGCGCGGGCGATGCCGAAGTCCATGACCTTGACCACGGCGCGCTTGGTCACCATCACGTTGCCCGGCTTGATGTCGCGGTGGACCAGCCCCATCTCGTGGCTGATCTCCAGCGCCGCCAGCACGTCCGCGGTGACCTTCAGCGCCTTGTCGGCGGGCATCGCGCCGTACTGCCGGATGTCCTCGTCGAGGACCGAGCCCAGTGGGCGGCCCTCGACGTACTCCATGACGATGTACGGCGTCGCCAGACCGCCCAGGTCGTCCTCGCCGGTGTCGAAGACGGAGACGATGTTGGTGTGCGTGAGCTTGGCCACGGCCTGAGCCTCGCGGCGGAAGCGCTCGCGGAAGGCCTGTTCCCGGCCGAGTTCCGTGTGGAGTGTCTTGATCGCGACCTGGCGGTCGAGCACGGCGTCGTACGCCAGGTGCACCGAGGCCATGCCGCCCTCGCCGAGAAGGTCCCGCAGCTGGTAGCGTCCGCCGGCCAGCGACTGCCCCGCATACCGGCCGTGTGCGCCGTCCTGGCTCATCTCTCTGCGTCCCCCACTGGCCGTCCGGCGTCTTCGCTCAGCGCACGGACCTTGATCGAATGTGTCATTCCCGGCCAAGTCTGCCCCAGGGCACTGACACGTCAAGCTCGGTGCCCGTTCCGTGACCGTACGCGCAAGAAGCGTCGCGCAAGCGTTACAGGGGGCGTACCGGTGGTCCACAGAATTTGCACGACAGCGCGTGCTAGAGGTTTCATGGCCGGTCTGGCTTCGGCCGGTCCGGGTTCCGGTTCCGAACCGGTGGCTCGCGCGAAGGCTGTAGCGTGGCCGACGGAGACCGTGACAACACCGCGCGCACCGCGGGCAGAAACGACGGCGAGGACTGATGGCACAGACGCACCGCGCCCAGGGCCCGTCCGACCCCGAGGCGACTGGCGGCGGCATGTCGGACGCGCCGGAGATGTGGGGCAACGGAGGGCTCGTCGGCGACGGCCGGTACCGGCTGACCCACCGGCTCGGCCGGGGCGGCATGGCCGAGGTCTTCGCGGCCGAGGACGTCCGGCTGGGCCGTACCG
The genomic region above belongs to Streptomyces sp. CG1 and contains:
- a CDS encoding NAD(P)H-quinone oxidoreductase translates to MYAITIPEPGGPEALVWAEVPDPVPGEGEVLVEVVASAVNRADILQRQGFYTPPPGASPYPGLECSGRIAALGPGVSGWAVGDEVCALLAGGGYAEKVVVPAGQLLPVPEGVDLKQASALPEVVCTVWSNVFMIAHLRPGETLLVHGGSSGIGTMAIQLAKAVGAKVAVTAGTKEKLERCAELGAEILINYREQDFVAEIKQATGGAGADVILDNMGAKYLDRNVQALAVSGRLAIIGMQGGVKGELNIGTLLGKRAAISATSLRARPLSEKAAIVAAVREHVWPLLAGGHVRPVVDRELPMAEAAEAHRVVEASGHVGKVLLVTPTVA
- a CDS encoding bacterial proteasome activator family protein; its protein translation is MEMPRNERSPENPQILVVGQDGMALSGGNGNEDSREIPVTDQVEQPAKVMRIGSMIKQLLEEVRAAPLDEASRARLKEIHRSSVKELEDGLAPELVDELERLSLPFMDDVTPSDAELRIAQAQLVGWLEGLFHGIQTTLFAQQMAARAQLEQMRRALPPGVTGHEGGDDHSAAGRSGGPYL
- a CDS encoding protein kinase, coding for MSQDGAHGRYAGQSLAGGRYQLRDLLGEGGMASVHLAYDAVLDRQVAIKTLHTELGREQAFRERFRREAQAVAKLTHTNIVSVFDTGEDDLGGLATPYIVMEYVEGRPLGSVLDEDIRQYGAMPADKALKVTADVLAALEISHEMGLVHRDIKPGNVMVTKRAVVKVMDFGIARAMQSGVTSMTQTGMVVGTPQYLSPEQALGRGVDARSDLYSVGIMLFQLVTGRLPFDADSPLAIAYAHVQEEPVAPSSINRSLPPAVDALVARALKKNPNERFPTAEAMRDECLRVAASFQAAAPSIVPGAAPTQSGSGVGSAVFPPVDRTAQAAPGPVQTPYQPGPYGAPQTPAPAAYGYPQQAGYQTSPAGYGPQGAQTPPPYTISPQSATPPPGPGAGGGKSNKPVIIGSVAVSLVAVVALVVALTMSDGGSDTKGGGGGASASASSAPAGYRGPDRTRVIDKTKCTEPEKSWDDESKINLPDFRYKDLNSVKACFQAAGWQYKITQQNDNTWGKDTVLEQFPSEGTAVDKKNPGTIELTVSTGAPA